A segment of the Zingiber officinale cultivar Zhangliang chromosome 8B, Zo_v1.1, whole genome shotgun sequence genome:
tttttaaatgattttgaaattaagtttaaaaagattttaaaaataatttttaaaatattttgaaattggtattttaaaagatttttaaagtaattttgaaatgatttttaaaatattttgaaattgattttaaaatattttgaaagtaattttgaaatcattttaaaaatattttgaaattgattttaaaatattttgaaagaaattttgaaatgatttttaaaatattttgaaattgattttaaaatattttgaaagtaattttgaaattggtattaaaaatatttctcaaataatttttaaagaattttttaaaagatttaaaataatttttaaagaatttttaaaagatttaaaataattttgaaattaagttttaaaatatttttaaaatgatttcttttaaaagatttaaaataattttgaaattaagttttaaaatatttttaaataattttttaaaagattttttctaataattttgaaattaagttttaaaatatttttaaataatttttaaaagatttttcaaataattttgaaattaagttttaaaatatttttaaaagatttttcaaataattttgaaattaagctttaaaagatttttaaataattattaaaagatttttcaaataatttttaaatgattttgaaattaagtttaaaaagatttttaaaagattttccaaataatcttgaaattaagttttaaaagattttaaaataatttttaaaagatttttcaaatagttttgaaattaagttttaaaagatttttaaataatttttaaaatatttttcaaataattttgaaattaagtttgaaaagattttaaaataattttttaaaatattttttaaataattttgaaattaagttttaaaatatttttaaataattgtttaaaagatttttcaaataattttgaaattaagttttaaaagtttttaaaataattttttaaaagttctaattgaaaaaaaaataatttttagttaattaatttttgaaaaataattttgagttaatttcatttgaaaaaataatattaattacgaatttaatttgaatttgaattaattttaattacgaatttaattttgaatttgaatttcaaatttgattctcttttaaatttctattccttagtcatctcatccgatctaaattttcaattaggtaatcctacaatttttgtgagatgaattaggttcaattttaggattatgtttaactttgtgttagattcaggtttagctttgggttcaacaagtaggcgttctttggataaatttctgggctatggtgagtcacaaggacatcattaaagtaatcatgccttcgaggttttccaaatagtcctaccaattgaacttagtacaaaaccttggtctaactagttaggatctctaaagggtagcttcggtcagttccacttagccaaatgcaccaggtcgaagtcatatcttcctagacatgcgatgattaAGTTtctccaacgtactatcatccaatacttcatcagtaccgtgggtcaagttaaacctagcccattttaatctatccttaattaccctgccgggtagtctactcttggttacccttatcgggtggattaaattcggaggtgccagctattctggagtcttcctttggattttaatttgattttaatttgattttgatttaatttaattcgaatttaacttgattttaatttaatttgaattttaagtttatttaatttgattttaatttaatttaatttgaattttatttttattatttttctttttaacttgtttttaaagttttaattatattcctttaattttatttgttaagatatttattatttatttatttattaagatcaatttaattatttatttgttaagataatttttatttatttattaagatgaatttcattatttatttattaattaaaataatttttctttttgctccccctggatcataacctcgataaggtctatcaaggtaatagatttgatccttggggacccaatattgaccaagtccaacttgattgaccaagttggacttaggtacccatgcttggactacctttctattatttctatttactaatgataaatacgatttgtattttcttttagttttaaatccaagtccgaatttgttgtaaacggctcactgttttccaagaatcagatccaaattctagAGCACCTGTTTTGTGGAAAATTACAAAGAAGACTATTACAACTTCTTCTACCATGGAAGTGAAATTTGTAGCCTGTTATGAAGCATCGTGTCATGCTAtatggattaaaaattttatcatgGGGCTTCAAGTGGTGAATTCTATGTTCAGACTACTGAAAATATTCTGCGACAACCAAGCTGTCGTATTCTTTTCTAAGAACAACAAGTTAAGTAGTGCTTCCAAGTATATTGACATTAAGTACCTTGTTGTGAAGGAAAGGATCCAAAACGAGTTAATATCCATTGAGCACATTAGTACTAGTGCTATGGTGGTAGATCCATTGACAAAAGTCTTGCCTCCCAAGATGTTTTGCGTGCATGTGCATAACTTGGGACTTTTTGCAAGCTTTAATTTAGATGGGGCATTTATTTGATTTGGATATTGATTTGTGATCATATTTATAATGTTTTTGGATCCTATTTATGATTAtgtgatttattatttttatttacgcATTAACGTTAAGCATTAAAAATAAATCACTGAATGACTACTTATGTTTATTGAACCATAACATCAACGGTGTAAGATTGTGAGTTAGGAACGAATCTAttatatatgattttagatctcaGCATATATCTGATCAAATATTTAGATGATGTGGATTATTAAAGATATAATGTTACTGGTATATTAAACTTTTGAAGCTAATTATGTCCTTTGGCCAAGTGGAAGAATGTTGGATTCGACGGGGTCCAATCCATGATGTTGGCCTTCAGATTATAATCAGTTGAGTATtccttaataatttatttaattagccTAATCACTAAAGCCTTGATGGATGAACTAGTGATTGTATTTTTTATTGGACCGGTTCCACCTCTTGCTCTACCTATTAAGAATTAGAGTTTGTTGTTATTATAAATAGGTACTTAGGTCTAGCCTATTTAGATGCTTCTTACGTACTTTTTATACACGACTTACGGCAACCCTTAGAAATACACACAGGAATCCATCTTTCCTCATAGAGCGAAAGAGGTGAAGATCGAGTCTTCAATTATGTCAGCGCTCAACACAAGTAATTCTTATTCTCTAAATTCATTTATATACTTGATAAGATCTACTTTACGATAGaaatcttaattataaaattaaatttatgtcACATTTTATCGtcttaaaatatttctaatattttTGTCTTTGGAATATTTATGAGATTGGTGCAGTTTCCTTGTTGATTTGATGTAAGCAGCCATCAATATCCTTTTCTATTGTTTTTCCATCCAAAGGTTTGGATAATTcgtattttatttaataataactGATAAAATGATTTTATATGATAGGACTAAcctgatatattatatataaagcCATCCTGGTCTCCTAGAGTTGAGGTCCCGTTAGAGAGTAATAAATTTACTCTTTTTATCTCTGAAATACTTAACAGTCGTCTATAACGACTGTAACAGAGAGTATAATCATATTtactataatataaaataataataaaataaatatattattattttatatttaaataaaataatgtgATATATTTTGTAAAATTGTAGGTAAGACGGGGTCTTTTGGTGGGCCTGTAATAGCTAGCCCATCAAAATATTTGTCAGCCCAGGAGTGGACTTAGCTGCACGAAACAGTCATGTGAGCAATACGTCGAACACACGGCGTTCGCTCGCTCACCAGCTGCAGAGTACGCCtctgccaccaccaccaccacaacgTCCTCTCTCCACTCGCTCGCACGTACGCACGCGTACAATCTCTGACGGTGATCGGACGCCGCGCCCGCACGGCCGCTCTCGCCTCCACCACCTCCTCCATCGACGAGACGCCGGCCACCTGCCGCTCGTCCTCGCTCCGTACCGGGCCATGCTCCTTCACCGAAATCGCCCTCTTCGGCAAAGAGACGAGCCGGTGCTGGTGGTGGTGGTCCCGGTGCAGTCGAATGGTCCACGGTGATTAATGTTACCTTTTCCAGTAACAGGGGACCTGTTGTGGGATGGTTGGATCGTTTATAAAAAACAATTAGCATAAACAATTGATGTTAAATAATATTTAACTTGCGTTCGAATTAAACTGCGATCAGTTTTAAGAAAAGGCATCAGCATCTGCGCGTGGCAGTGGCAATGGTAGTTCCTGGAAGAGAGAGAtaggggaggaggaggaggaggaagttgACAAAGAGAGTTAAAAAGGCGAGAGAGGGAGGCTTCTCCTTTGCATTAACTTACCATGGATTCCTTCGGCTTCCTAAAATACTTACGCAGCAGCGGAAGCACCGGCGAGGCCGGCTCTGCTGTCGCTGCCGGAGCCGGATCCACCATCGCCGCCTCCGTCCTCTGTTCCTCGGATGATAACGAGGAGGAGGACGATGGCGGGGACGACGACGGGCCTTTCTTCGACCTCGAGTTCGCTGCCGTTTCGGACGGCGATGAAGAGGAGGGGGAGGAGAGGAGTGCCGAGGAGGTGAATGGCGCGGGGGAGGAGATTGAAAGGGAGTTTAACTTCGCTGTCAGCTCTAGTGGAGGCGGCGATGAGGTAGGCTTTGACACTTTGTCCCCCTCCCATGACTTGCTTTTTAAGGGAAAGCTCGTGCCTTTCGACCCTTCCTCCGTCGTCATCGCTGGCGGCGATGTTTCCGAGGCCGATCCCAAGCCCCAGTTTCCAGCGTATTTCCTCCGGACCGCCACCAAGTTCCGAGTCTTCTTGCTCGGACTCCGCAAGCCGAAGCTCTCTCCGGCGGAGGCCGAGCCTACGTCCGAAGCTACTGCCCCGATGGCGACGGCGGCTCCTAAAAAAGAGCAACAGCAGCAAAATAAGTTTTTTATCAAGTTCAAGGTGGTCGATGCCCCCTTAGTCTCTTTCTTCTCAAGGGACGGTGGTTCCCGGAGCTACGGCGGAGGCCTCCGAGCAGCAAAGACCCCGACGGAGGAGTCAGCTCACATCGCCGGCTCACCCACCACGGAGGCAGAGAAGAAGCTGGTTCGAGAAATGCTACAGAAATATATCAACAAAATTAAGCCGCTCTACGTTCGCGTCTCGAGGAAGTACGCAGAGAGACTGAGGCTCACAGGCCATCTACCTCCTGCTGACACGGTGGCGGCGGAGCCGGTCGCTCTTGTAGCCGAGGAGACGGAATCCGAAGTTACACCACCACCTCCACCATCACCAGCGGAGGAAGTAGCTCCGCCACCGACTCCGGCCGAAGCAACGCCGGCGCCTCCACCGCAGCCTGTACCAGCTGTGGTCGCAGGCGGCGGCAAAATTCTAGCAGCAGGGCTAAGAGTCGTCTACAAGCGGCTTGGGAAAAGCAGGTCCGCGTCGGCCGCCGTGGCGGCCGTCCCttcgcctccgccgccgccgccgcctcctcgtCGGCGCGATGACTCGCTCCTCCAGCAGCAGGACGGGATTCAGAGCGCCATCGCGCACTGTAAGCGCTCGTTCACTGTCGCCGACCAAAGTACGACGCTGACATATCTCTTACCCCACCTCTTTCTTGAACAGCAGATTAACAATCCATCGCAATCTTTTCAGGTTCCGAGTCGCCGCTTGCGCGATCGATGAGCGATCCCGGCGAAGGCAGAGCCGACCGGAATGACGCATCATCCTGAGCCCTCGATGCTCCTTTTTTAGTTCATCATCCATCTCACAATCTGTCCGTGTGCTATTAGTCTCCATGTAGGAGAAGAGAGAGACTCCATCTCTTCATCCCTCTGTTGATTGTAATATGTTAATTCTTCCCATGAATCACAAACTTTGTGTTATGATGCGGAAGTGATGGCAAAGATCGAACTTTCTCCTCAGAATGATAAACATAATAAGTTACGGGGAAGATGTGAAAGATCTCCATTTCCATGGCATCGAGaaagctgccatcatctttgcccCAATCTCCGTTTCTGTCCCATTGCACCAACACTTGTGTTTGTGTACCATGTCCTGTTTCTTGTGCgccaatctctctctctctctatgctTTCCCGGCGTGGGTGGGTTTGAGGTACCTCAAAGTCCTCTCTGCTTTTTGGTGTTCGAGCGAGAGAGAGCGAGCGAGCGCTTGCAAAAGGTTAGCTTTCCTTCAATTCTTCGTCGCCTTTTGCTCGCTTCAAGGTCTAGGGTTGGTAGATTTTTTTTATACAGATATATGTAGGAATAGCAGATATTGGCCATGCCCGGATCACACCTCGTTCTCCGTGATGTAGTTGCTGCAGCTGCTTCTGGACGTGAGCTCTCGCTCGTGCTTTTGCTGGGGAGAGTCTGGTACGTCTGGCCACTGGGTTTGTCTGCCCGCCACGCACATGAGGCCTGCCACAGCGCGACTCTCCCCTGCAAATGTTGTTTACTTCGCCATTAATGAGCTGCTTTGGAAGGGGAAACAGAGGACGTCCACGACTGTTTCGCAGTGAGAAAGTGAGCGAATCCGATGCTCTCTTTTGCTCGCCTGACCGGGCCAAATCAATCTAACACACCCGATCCATGAAAAATCAAATCAAACCAAACCAAACGGATCAAAAAACAAGGTTTCTCCAATATTTGATATGCCGAAAGGGATGGGTGTTTGTGattcaaaattcataattttgattttgcttttttattcaactaaaattttaaatcaaaatcgAGGCTCCGATTTTTCAAATCTTCATAATTAATCTTGCACAAACATATTCTATTTTATGGTTAAATCATATTATTTGATTTGATGTGGAACTAACTAATTGAGTAATCTGTTGAATTGAATGCATTATCATTTATCAGTCTATTTGACTTTAATATGGAGTCCAATGTTGAATTAGTGCGGGGTCCACCTCCAACACATGGGGATGAGTATGATGGTGACAAGTGATCTATCGCATTATGAGCTACACATGATTCATAAATCATTTTTAAACTTGTGCATGGGTTTGTCTTTTGTGGAGATAGACTTCATGCAATGCAAAGTGGCCAAggtacattttaatttttaattattaggcTTAAGTGTATGTATCTAAGTCCAATACTAATATTACATAATTAGACTTAAGTACAGCAGCTTATGACCCAAGCGGGGGCCATGGATGGTTGTCCTTTACTGATGCAATTGGTATTTATGAGTAGAAGTGTTTGTTTTAATGTCTTAATCTAAGGCacgtaaaatattttattagatatctGACTTCTCATATGATCCTGTTCGactgctgaatcaacggacgcggGGCACGGGACATtctccgactgctgacgtggatcttcgactggaggcacgaagctccggcgaacctgcacagaagtcgggccgggaaggggttcccggcggcgaccctccgacgctcaagtcaggtaagcaagtggtggaaaaagtagctccaaaggtgttCAACGCGTATCTCCGAcgaagtatgaggctcgttatatagaacggtggaagggttcctgtgcgtccaccgaggcacatacatgtccgaagcccatacttcggtatgtgtctgtcagaaagcttacctgacgtcatattgctacagtccaatcacgtcttcgatgggacaacagaacacctcgttgtcagacttggagtatggcctagccataggacttgacagctgtcagaagatgttcctgtccccctttacccaccgccggctgggacgtacgtccggccggctgTGCTGAGGAGACTTCCGGGCgagtgccttccgctcggcccttagacattgtttcaactgagcgtcggaaccccgacccctgtcagggcaccttttactgttggatgctccTCGGTTAGCCGGTCGGTTCCttttcttccgagtccggtcggctcattcTCCTCCAATGGACCCCCCggccctttgatctccacgtggcgcTGACCTCTTGCAATGAGGTCCTCTACCTTGACCACCGGATCATCATATATAATAAAAAGTTATTATGATAGAATAAAAATATTctctataatttatttatttatatcttcCTTGACTATCAAAAATAAATCAAGAAATATTTACATGATCCATCAACCTAGCATTATCGTAGGCTCGATCAACTTAATTAAACCATAAAATATTTGATTGGCTAATAAACAATTGTGTACTCTCTTATCATCTTTTGACCAAATGAAACGAAATGATCCCACAATGGTGCGTGGGTTGGTTGCTCAATAAATTTGATACCTTGTTAATTGTACTTAATTAGTGGGGCAAATCAATCTTACTTTTAATATTTCATATTTTGTATTGTTTTTTTAATGGGTCCGAGTTCCAATTAAAGCAACATAGTACAAGTCCTAACATGTAGCTCATTTTACAAATTGAAAGGTGCCAAACTTAATtataaatatgttttttttatttcaaaaatgaatATTAAAAGAAAGAAATCACAAACCTAAGATGATGGCAACATTTCAAAGCATGGTAGAATAATTCTTGAAAGATACCATTAatgcttcat
Coding sequences within it:
- the LOC122014561 gene encoding probable membrane-associated kinase regulator 2, with translation MDSFGFLKYLRSSGSTGEAGSAVAAGAGSTIAASVLCSSDDNEEEDDGGDDDGPFFDLEFAAVSDGDEEEGEERSAEEVNGAGEEIEREFNFAVSSSGGGDEVGFDTLSPSHDLLFKGKLVPFDPSSVVIAGGDVSEADPKPQFPAYFLRTATKFRVFLLGLRKPKLSPAEAEPTSEATAPMATAAPKKEQQQQNKFFIKFKVVDAPLVSFFSRDGGSRSYGGGLRAAKTPTEESAHIAGSPTTEAEKKLVREMLQKYINKIKPLYVRVSRKYAERLRLTGHLPPADTVAAEPVALVAEETESEVTPPPPPSPAEEVAPPPTPAEATPAPPPQPVPAVVAGGGKILAAGLRVVYKRLGKSRSASAAVAAVPSPPPPPPPPRRRDDSLLQQQDGIQSAIAHCKRSFTVADQSSESPLARSMSDPGEGRADRNDASS